The following are encoded together in the Glycine max cultivar Williams 82 chromosome 8, Glycine_max_v4.0, whole genome shotgun sequence genome:
- the LOC100800879 gene encoding aspartic proteinase 36 isoform X2 produces the protein MEMLRRSSRRIFVSACVWLLLSLSPSPPSVVNASHGVFNVKCKYQDRSLSALKAHDYRRQLSLLAGVDLPLGGSGRPDAVGLYYAKIGIGTPPKNYYLQVDTGSDIMWVNCIQCKECPTRSSLGMDLTLYDIKESSSGKLVPCDQEFCKEINGGLLTGCTANISCPYLEIYGDGSSTAGYFVKDIVLYDQVSGDLKTDSANGSIVFGCGARQSGDLSSSNEEALDGILGFGKANSSMISQLASSGKVKKMFAHCLNGVNGGGIFAIGHVVQPKVNMTPLLPDQPHYSVNMTAVQVGHTFLSLSTDTSAQGDRKGTIIDSGTTLAYLPEGIYEPLVYKHPDLKVQTLHDEYTCFQYSESVDDGFPAVTFFFENGLSLKVYPHDYLFPSGDFWCIGWQNSGTQSRDSKNMTLLGDLVLSNKLVFYDLENQAIGWAEYNCSSSIKVRDERTGTVHLVGSHYISFACVFNINWVVILSLLALLHKLIY, from the exons ATGGAGATGCTACGCAGAAGCAGCAGAAGAATCTTCGTCTCCGCGTGTGTGTGGTTGCTTCTGTCGCTGTCACCGTCACCGCCCAGTGTTGTTAACGCCTCCCATGGCGTATTCAACGTGAAGTGCAAGTACCAGGACCGCTCCCTCTCCGCCCTCAAAGCCCACGACTACCGCCGCCAGCTCTCTCTCCTCGCCGGCGTTGACCTCCCCCTCGGCGGCTCCGGCCGCCCCGACGCCGTCGG GCTTTATTATGCTAAAATAGGGATTGGAACTCCTCCGAAGAATTACTATTTACAAGTGGACACTGGCAGTGATATTATGTGGGTAAATTGCATTCAGTGCAAAGAGTGCCCCACCAGAAGTAGCCTTGGT ATGGACCTTACACTTTACGACATAAAGGAATCATCCTCTGGTAAATTAGTTCCCTGTGATCAAGAGTTTTGCAAAGAGATCAATGGAGGTCTGCTGACTGGTTGCACTGCTAATATTTCCTGTCCATATCTGGAGATATATGGCGATGGGAGCTCAACTGCTGGTTACTTTGTAAAGGATATCGTACTTTATGATCAAGTGTCTGGGGACCTTAAAACTGATTCGGCTAATGGAAGTATTGTATTTGG GTGTGGTGCTAGACAATCTGGAGATCTAAGTTCTTCAAATGAAGAAGCACTTGATGGAATACTTGGATTTGGAAAAGCTAATTCATCAATGATTTCACAACTTGCTTCCTCTGGCAAAGTGAAAAAGATGTTTGCTCATTGCTTAAATGGAGTAAATGGAGGTGGTATATTTGCTATTGGGCATGTTGTGCAACCTAAAGTGAACATGACTCCATTATTACCAGACCA gCCACACTACAGTGTCAATATGACTGCAGTTCAAGTTGGCCATACTTTCCTTAGTCTATCAACAGATACATCAGCACAAGGAGACAGAAAAGGGACAATAATTGACAGTGGTACAACCCTGGCCTATCTGCCTGAAGGAATTTATGAGCCGCTAGTATATAAG CACCCGGATCTAAAAGTTCAGACTCTCCATGACGAGTATACATGCTTTCAATATTCTGAGAG TGTTGATGATGGATTTCCGGctgtcacatttttttttgaaaatgggcTCTCGTTGAAGGTTTATCCACATGATTATTTATTTCCCTCT GGAGATTTCTGGTGTATTGGTTGGCAAAATAGTGGGACACAATCAAGAGATAGCAAAAATATGACTTTATTGGGAG ATTTAGTGCTTTCAAATAAACTTGTCTTCTATGACCTTGAAAATCAGGCTATTGGATGGGCTGAGTACAACT GTTCTTCAAGCATTAAGGTGAGGGATGAGCGAACTGGAACAGTCCATTTAGTTGGTTCCCACTACATTTCTTTTGCTTGCGTTTTTAACATCAACTGGGTGGTGATTTTGTCTCTACTTGCTCTACTTCATAAATTGATTTATTGA
- the LOC100800879 gene encoding aspartic proteinase 36 isoform X1 — protein MEMLRRSSRRIFVSACVWLLLSLSPSPPSVVNASHGVFNVKCKYQDRSLSALKAHDYRRQLSLLAGVDLPLGGSGRPDAVGLYYAKIGIGTPPKNYYLQVDTGSDIMWVNCIQCKECPTRSSLGMDLTLYDIKESSSGKLVPCDQEFCKEINGGLLTGCTANISCPYLEIYGDGSSTAGYFVKDIVLYDQVSGDLKTDSANGSIVFGCGARQSGDLSSSNEEALDGILGFGKANSSMISQLASSGKVKKMFAHCLNGVNGGGIFAIGHVVQPKVNMTPLLPDQPHYSVNMTAVQVGHTFLSLSTDTSAQGDRKGTIIDSGTTLAYLPEGIYEPLVYKMISQHPDLKVQTLHDEYTCFQYSESVDDGFPAVTFFFENGLSLKVYPHDYLFPSGDFWCIGWQNSGTQSRDSKNMTLLGDLVLSNKLVFYDLENQAIGWAEYNCSSSIKVRDERTGTVHLVGSHYISFACVFNINWVVILSLLALLHKLIY, from the exons ATGGAGATGCTACGCAGAAGCAGCAGAAGAATCTTCGTCTCCGCGTGTGTGTGGTTGCTTCTGTCGCTGTCACCGTCACCGCCCAGTGTTGTTAACGCCTCCCATGGCGTATTCAACGTGAAGTGCAAGTACCAGGACCGCTCCCTCTCCGCCCTCAAAGCCCACGACTACCGCCGCCAGCTCTCTCTCCTCGCCGGCGTTGACCTCCCCCTCGGCGGCTCCGGCCGCCCCGACGCCGTCGG GCTTTATTATGCTAAAATAGGGATTGGAACTCCTCCGAAGAATTACTATTTACAAGTGGACACTGGCAGTGATATTATGTGGGTAAATTGCATTCAGTGCAAAGAGTGCCCCACCAGAAGTAGCCTTGGT ATGGACCTTACACTTTACGACATAAAGGAATCATCCTCTGGTAAATTAGTTCCCTGTGATCAAGAGTTTTGCAAAGAGATCAATGGAGGTCTGCTGACTGGTTGCACTGCTAATATTTCCTGTCCATATCTGGAGATATATGGCGATGGGAGCTCAACTGCTGGTTACTTTGTAAAGGATATCGTACTTTATGATCAAGTGTCTGGGGACCTTAAAACTGATTCGGCTAATGGAAGTATTGTATTTGG GTGTGGTGCTAGACAATCTGGAGATCTAAGTTCTTCAAATGAAGAAGCACTTGATGGAATACTTGGATTTGGAAAAGCTAATTCATCAATGATTTCACAACTTGCTTCCTCTGGCAAAGTGAAAAAGATGTTTGCTCATTGCTTAAATGGAGTAAATGGAGGTGGTATATTTGCTATTGGGCATGTTGTGCAACCTAAAGTGAACATGACTCCATTATTACCAGACCA gCCACACTACAGTGTCAATATGACTGCAGTTCAAGTTGGCCATACTTTCCTTAGTCTATCAACAGATACATCAGCACAAGGAGACAGAAAAGGGACAATAATTGACAGTGGTACAACCCTGGCCTATCTGCCTGAAGGAATTTATGAGCCGCTAGTATATAAG ATGATTTCTCAGCACCCGGATCTAAAAGTTCAGACTCTCCATGACGAGTATACATGCTTTCAATATTCTGAGAG TGTTGATGATGGATTTCCGGctgtcacatttttttttgaaaatgggcTCTCGTTGAAGGTTTATCCACATGATTATTTATTTCCCTCT GGAGATTTCTGGTGTATTGGTTGGCAAAATAGTGGGACACAATCAAGAGATAGCAAAAATATGACTTTATTGGGAG ATTTAGTGCTTTCAAATAAACTTGTCTTCTATGACCTTGAAAATCAGGCTATTGGATGGGCTGAGTACAACT GTTCTTCAAGCATTAAGGTGAGGGATGAGCGAACTGGAACAGTCCATTTAGTTGGTTCCCACTACATTTCTTTTGCTTGCGTTTTTAACATCAACTGGGTGGTGATTTTGTCTCTACTTGCTCTACTTCATAAATTGATTTATTGA